Proteins encoded by one window of Nicotiana tabacum cultivar K326 chromosome 10, ASM71507v2, whole genome shotgun sequence:
- the LOC142165235 gene encoding uncharacterized protein LOC142165235, translating to MPYHPAANGQAESSNKVILNILKKKLEDAKGLWPELLLEVLWAYRTAPKTSTGEMPYILVYGTDTVIPVEVEEPSLRYSNKNGPNNDESRLQDLDEVEERRDMAHIRMVAQDQQVERYYNKRANVRPLKVGDYVLKAKTQASKDPNEGKLGTNWDGPYKIIAAANKGAFQLETMEGKLLQNNWNVAHLKYFHF from the coding sequence ATGCCATATCACCCTGCCGCCAATGGTCAAGCCGAATCCTCCAATAAAGtaatattgaatatattgaaaaagaagcttgAAGATGCTAAAGGGCTATGGCCTGAACTACTACTGgaagtattatgggcataccgcactgCGCCAAAAACCAGCACAGGAGAAATGCCATATATACTAGTCTACGGGACTGACACAGTTATACCCGTCGAGGTCGAAGAACCCAGTTTGAGATACTCCAACAAGAACGGACCCAACAACGACGAAAGTAGGCTACAAGATCTGGATGAAGTCGAAGAACGGAGAGACATGGCCcacataagaatggtagcccagGACCAGCAagtagaaagatactacaacaagaGAGCCAATGTGCGACCACTCAAAGTCGGAGACTACGTCCTCAAGGCTAAAACACAAGCATCGAAAGACCCTAATGAGGGAAAATTGGGAACGAACTGggacggaccatacaaaatcatagCTGCAGCGAACAAAGGAGCATTCCAGTtagaaacaatggagggaaaactactccaaaacaacTGGAATGTCGCCCATCTCAAGTACTTCCACTTCTAA